The proteins below are encoded in one region of Natrinema amylolyticum:
- a CDS encoding PadR family transcriptional regulator — protein MYDLTGFQRDLLYTIVGQDDPHGLAIKEELEEYYEKEIHHGRLYPNLDEVVDKGLVEKGELDKRTNYYTITARGRRELEARREWEDQYVSELLSDSE, from the coding sequence ATGTACGATCTCACTGGCTTCCAGCGTGACCTCCTGTACACGATCGTCGGCCAGGACGACCCACACGGGCTCGCGATCAAAGAGGAACTCGAGGAGTACTACGAGAAGGAGATCCATCACGGGCGGCTCTATCCGAATCTCGACGAGGTCGTCGACAAGGGCCTCGTCGAGAAAGGCGAACTCGACAAGCGAACGAATTACTACACGATCACCGCCCGTGGCCGCCGTGAACTCGAGGCTCGACGGGAGTGGGAAGACCAGTACGTCAGCGAGTTACTCTCGGACTCGGAGTGA